The Manihot esculenta cultivar AM560-2 chromosome 11, M.esculenta_v8, whole genome shotgun sequence genome includes a region encoding these proteins:
- the LOC110625843 gene encoding probable glutathione peroxidase 2 — translation MHLTNWVSFFFLVFAVLLFYSYPIIPFSYSSSSSKNMAQETPNSIYDFTVKDIRGNDVSLSEYSGKVLLIVNVASKCGLTQSNYKELNVLYEKYKSQGFEILAFPCNQFAGQEPGSNEEIQEVVCTMFKAEFPIFDKIDVNGKNTAPLYNYLKSEKGGYFGDAIKWNFTKFLVNKEGKVVERYAPTTSPLKIEKDIQNLLGSS, via the exons ATGCATCTCACGAACTgggtttcttttttctttcttgtttttgcAGTCTTGCTCTTCTACAGCTACCCAATCATCCccttttcttattcttcttcttcttccaagAATATGGCTCAAGAAACACCCAACTCTATCTATGATTTTACTGTCAAG GATATCCGCGGAAATGATGTGAGTCTGAGTGAATACAGTGGGAAGGTTCTGCTGATTGTTAATGTTGCTTCCAAATG TGGCTTGACGCAATCAAACTACAAGGAATTGAACGTTTTGTATGAAAAGTACAAAAGCCAAG GTTTTGAAATCTTGGCGTTTCCTTGCAACCAGTTTGCTGGACAAGAACCAGGAAGCAATGAGGAGATTCAAGAAGTTGTATGCACAATGTTCAAAGCTGAATTCCCAATCTTTGACAAG ATTGATGTAAATGGGAAGAACACAGCACCTCTCTACAATTATCTAAAATCAGAGAAAGGTGGATATTTTGGAGATGCTATCAAGTGgaatttcacaaaatttttaGTGAACAAGGAAGGAAAGGTTGTGGAGCGATATGCTCCAACTACATCACCCCTTAAAATTGAG AAAGACATACAGAATCTGTTGGGATCTTCTTAA
- the LOC110625841 gene encoding INO80 complex subunit D, translated as MWELGLNITFNIKKGEINTLVCRIQKAEEKTTDHSQTTTKAALRQIPLSCRSMTAGSKNHHQPSSSRPPRNLSLATTVTNFQNPNSNHISSTPNSSIILSQQDQILSHATHLTRQELLKRRSFNLKQLSKCYRDHYWALMEELKIQYRDYYWKYGVSPFKEDHPLLQQQKQEKGGGGSVVDREVGVREGGSFNIEVMGENNNGSGNSSVSNNKGDLDFNNNHRCLFVGCKLKAMALTSYCHLHILSDAKQKLYKPCGYVIKSAQAGPITCGKPILRSTASLCTVHFQKAQKHVTRALKKAGLNVSSSSKLAPKFNVIVAEYVRQILAKRKAAERGNRSKVLDKEVTSS; from the exons ATGTGGGAATTGGGCCTAAATATTACCTTCAATATAAAAAAGGGGGAAATAAACACACTTGTGTGCAGAATACAGAAAGCTGAAGAAAAAACGACTGACCACTCACAGACGACGACGAAGGCTGCCCTACGCCAAATTCCTCTCTCCTGTCGATCCATGACCGCGGGTTCCAAGAACCACCACCAACCTTCTTCTTCCCGGCCACCCAGAAACCTTAGCCTCGCTACCACAGTGACTAACTTCCAAAATCCCAACTCTAATCATATTTCCTCCACTCCTAATTCATCGATTATTCTCTCCCAACAAGATCAGATTCTCTCACACGCCACCCATCTCACGCGCCAAGAACTCCTTAAGCGTCGTTCATTCAACCTCAAGCAGCTCTCCAAATGCTACAGAGACCACTATTGGGCTCTAATGGAGGAGCTCAAGATCCAGTACAGAGATTACTATTGGAAGTACGGTGTAAGCCCATTCAAAGAAGACCATCCCCTCCTCCAGCAGCAAAAGCAAGAGAAAGGCGGCGGTGGCAGTGTTGTAGATAGAGAAGTTGGAGTGAGAGAAGGTGGTAGTTTTAATATCGAAGTTATGGGCGAAAATAATAATGGTAGTGGTAATAGTTCAGTTTCTAATAATAAGGGTGATTTGGATTTCAATAACAATCATCGATGTCTGTTTGTGGGGTGTAAGCTAAAGGCCATGGCTTTGACTAGCTATTGTCATCTGCATATCCTCTCTGATGCCAAGCAGAAGCTCTACAAGCCCTGCGGTTATGTCATCAAGAG TGCTCAGGCAGGACCTATAACATGTGGGAAGCCAATATTGAGATCGACTGCTTCTCTTTGCACCGTACACTTCCAAAAGGCTCAGAAGCATGTTACTCGGGCTTTGAAGAAAGCTGGTCTTAATGTTTCCTCATCAAGTAAACTTGCTCCTAAGTTCAATGTCATAGTGGCAGAATATGTGCGACAAATTCTGGCAAAAAGAAAAGCTGCAGAAAGAGGAAATAGAAGTAAAGTTTTAGATAAGGAAGTGACTAGTAGTTAA